In one window of Tumebacillus algifaecis DNA:
- a CDS encoding RusA family crossover junction endodeoxyribonuclease, protein MIKFTVRGEPVAQGRPRATTVHGHVRMYDPKKSSDFKQLVMLVAQNHCPAQPLEGPLRMKLQVFRQIPKSFSKKKTTAAENGEVRPTTKPDADNYLKAVKDALKNVAWRDDSQVVSVTVEKWYSTTPRIEVEITEVA, encoded by the coding sequence ATGATCAAATTTACGGTTCGCGGAGAGCCTGTCGCACAAGGCCGCCCCCGCGCTACAACGGTTCACGGTCACGTCCGAATGTATGATCCGAAGAAATCTAGCGACTTCAAGCAATTGGTTATGCTCGTTGCACAAAATCATTGTCCTGCCCAGCCGCTGGAAGGTCCATTGCGTATGAAGCTGCAGGTGTTCCGCCAGATCCCAAAGAGCTTCAGCAAAAAGAAAACAACTGCTGCTGAAAATGGTGAGGTGCGTCCCACAACAAAGCCGGACGCCGACAATTATCTGAAAGCCGTCAAGGACGCGCTCAAAAATGTAGCCTGGCGCGATGACTCCCAAGTCGTCAGTGTCACGGTTGAAAAATGGTATAGCACGACCCCGCGCATCGAGGTCGAGATTACGGAGGTGGCCTAA
- a CDS encoding putative metallopeptidase — MAAKFSFATGEVLRFILAIKKEFHKNLRDNNIVAIWREDADYGHYTQAVVVPPAFRFMMNADAVIYVNKPAWMKRLSDAEKAYWIDHALAMLETKDKWADDGRPMMMQVQPEKIGYANVIARHGLITPELKMFGHAMKPRSEDPQMNIFEVIHETHGAENRFEYGGYRAKEADEIINDPTEATLYRAAWLAVNEQSASVELFQERLDVDYPVAVMLMNQLEAMEFIGPSRGNFPVRFWQLLTACNSLVKLLVWKTRSSRSRKRQGEASCKLCNLTTKSWSRSYGS, encoded by the coding sequence ATGGCGGCAAAATTCAGCTTTGCAACTGGCGAGGTTCTGAGATTTATCCTCGCGATCAAAAAGGAATTTCACAAGAACCTGCGCGACAACAACATCGTCGCGATCTGGCGCGAGGATGCAGACTACGGTCACTACACTCAAGCGGTTGTCGTCCCACCTGCTTTCCGCTTCATGATGAATGCCGACGCCGTGATCTACGTCAACAAGCCGGCGTGGATGAAACGTTTGTCCGACGCAGAGAAAGCGTATTGGATCGACCATGCTCTTGCGATGCTGGAAACCAAAGACAAGTGGGCTGACGACGGTCGCCCGATGATGATGCAGGTACAGCCAGAGAAAATCGGCTACGCAAATGTCATCGCACGACACGGCCTTATCACGCCGGAACTGAAGATGTTCGGCCACGCCATGAAACCACGTTCGGAAGATCCGCAGATGAACATCTTTGAGGTAATCCATGAAACGCATGGCGCAGAAAATCGCTTTGAATATGGTGGCTACCGGGCAAAAGAAGCAGATGAGATCATCAACGATCCAACGGAAGCGACTCTCTACCGCGCTGCTTGGTTGGCGGTCAATGAGCAATCCGCGAGTGTTGAACTTTTCCAAGAACGTCTAGATGTTGATTACCCGGTCGCGGTGATGCTGATGAATCAGTTGGAAGCGATGGAGTTTATCGGCCCGTCACGCGGCAACTTCCCCGTGAGATTTTGGCAACTCCTGACCGCCTGCAATTCCTTGGTGAAGCTACTGGTCTGGAAGACTCGCAGTTCGCGCAGTAGAAAAAGACAGGGGGAAGCATCATGCAAGCTTTGCAACTTAACCACGAAAAGTTGGAGCAGATCGTACGGGAGTTAA